The genomic segment ccgaaaagatcccaattagGTGTCTGCGTATGTTTGACGTGTGCAACTTAGTAAAAATGTtgatacaataaaaatatataaagatggtATAAAAATTAGTGGATTATAAAAAATGAGTGTTAAACATTAAATAAGAGGTGGGCTGTTTTCATCCACGCTATTTCCCTATCGTTTCTAACACacacagtggaggcgcgtggcttagtggttggggtgtcagcaccatgaacgtaagattgtggtttcaattcctggaccgggcgacgcgacgcgttgtgttcttgagctaaacacttcatttcacgttgctccagtcaactcagctggcaaaaaattagtaacgctgcgatggactggcgtcccgtccagctggggaacacatacgccatagaaaccgggaaactgggcccatgagcctggttaggttttaaaagggcgcatttatttttattattgtaacacacacactcacatgtacacacgcacgcacgcacgcacactctctctatctccctctttctctttctctcacacacacacgcatataatttaAATAAGTTTCAAAGCGTTATCGCAGCCATTTTGattatctaatattttttttcacttcagTAATAACACTTTGCTGAGTTGGTTGCGGTGATAGTGTCacgttggtggtgttgttgttgctatgatttcgactattactgctgctactaatacCACTAAAGAGACTATGAGTGGTTCTAGAAGAAACTTTCGAGTCGACATCTTTTTCGACATCTTTTCGAAAGACGTTTTCCTCTTCAAGCTTTTCGACAGAATCACTCTGTCCACAAAGATTGAAACTCGTACCAGAAGATCGACTTAACGATCTAACTACATCCTTATCACCGACGAAATTCGCTGTCTCTAACTCACTTTCCGTCGCTTCTGCGGCGGCACTCTCAGCTACATCGCAATAATCCTTTTTAGACGTATCATCTTTCGACAAACATTTAATTTGGTCTGAGGTGCTTTTCTGGTTCTGCTCACTTTTCATATATTCGTTTATTAAAGACAACACTTTTTCGTCGTTTTCATCACTTTGACTGTCGCACCGTCTGCTTTTCCACAAACGAATGCTCCTCTCGAGAAGTTCGGCATAAGATTTATCATTTTTGAACAGCCATTCCTGACTAGAATCCATACTGTAGGTTTTTTCGCACACAATCGCTACTGAATGAGGTCTGTGACGTAATGGAACTTTCGATAAATCCATGCCCCAGTTCTGTTGGGGTTCCTTATTGTGGTTTCCATTCGTCAAATGTACACTGGCATCTgcagaacaaataaaataattaaataacaaagaaacgaaaagcaaaatgtaaaaccaatatttttagtctgtgtggttaagaatctcagTTGGCAATCACttagtttcgagttcagtcccactgtgtcttCTGCAACGACCCCGAACTGACCAGtggtttgtgagtgaatttggtagacagaatgtGGATgcccgttgtatatacatacatgtgtgtgtgtgtgtgtgtgtgtgtgtgtgtgtgtgtgtaaaataaatacaatctaGAATCGAATCTGCATTGCTAAAATGTTGCAAGAATAAAAAATTCTTCACATTTATGCAGCGACGCTCAACGGAAACATGATGAAACTCCAACACGGTCGTTCTTTCAAGACCTGcaataaataacagccaaatttctttgAATGTACACCACCAGGGCCCGATTTAGACTTAGTGGAGCCCCGGGGTCAATACGTTTTGGGGGCCGCAACGATTTTgcaaattaaaaaacataaaagataaagaggATCACATTAAATCTAGCGGCTCGAAACAGTTAGAAAAGTACCCCACTCCTCAAACGTCTCGGTAGATTCAAAGGGACTCAGTTAAATTTAATGGGTTTTTATATGTAAAAGGGCTCAATGGATCAAAAGAGGGATCAATAGTTTTAAAAGAATTCTTGTGGCTGCGcactaagaaacttgcttcccaaccacatggttccaggttcagtcccactgcgtggctcctgaGGCAGGAGTATTCTGTTATAGCTtctggccaaccaaagttttgtgagtagatttagtaaatggaaactgaaagaagcccgtagtatatgtgtgtgtatatgcgtgtgcgcgcgtgtgtgtgtgcgtgtatctatgtgtgttgtgtctctgtctgcgtttgtccccctaccaccggtcgacaaccgatgctggtgtgtttacttccccgtaacttactggttcgataaaatgactgatagaacaagtaccagacaaGCACAGGGGCTGGTACATTCGTCCAAaagttcttcaagacggtgccccagcatggcctatatataatgactgaaagaagtaagaagcaaaagatacagtaaaaaaaaatacaatttatctATTTGATTCCTATACATATGTTTCTATTTCTGAATTAAAGGGGCCCCCCAGTGCCTGAAGTCCCATAAGCCATGGCTCATAGTGGGCCATATAACATAATTCTAGTGTTTGAAGAAATACGGTATGATCATGACTAGGGCACTATTTCCTATAGATTTTCCCCCTCAGACTTGACCTGGGGTTATACTACAACTataatatcagaaatatatattcactgtttCCAATAGGTTTTTCTCCCCTTCGGAACTGATGTATAAACTGCTgcgttatgtgtttgtatgtatgtatgtaacacgtGTATTACATGCATACGTGTCACATACTGCAAGCTTACATTGCTCCGGTTCACTCAAATGGTAAAAATGAGTTTTAGCTGTATTTGAAATGGCCACCCTTGttgcattctgtgtcatgctgaattttcCCAAGAACTACGATAACTTCTTAACATACACATTTTTCTCCATttccatgcaaaaaatattttattattattattatttcgaatctgtatatatgaaagaataagCACACAAATTATTTTGGATCAATTATGAATTATTATGAAGTTACTGATAGAAAATTGGGATAACATCATGAACGAAATATTTGGGGTTAGAAAACAGTGACAGCTACCTCAGAGTAAAGTGAATATATGTTttcgttcaaatatatatttactagataTCTCTGAACAAAAATATACGGGATAATATGTTAAGCGGTtaaaggtacgcgtgtctgtggattgctcagcgtTACTTTCACGAGCTGACTGTTCCAGTGTTTaaatcaactagaaccctcgtcgaTGTAAGCGACAggatgcctgttttttttttaacacgtgTGTTTGAAAAACTTAACAGTGAAAGTTCGTGTCATGTTgttcttttaacatttttatattactaatattattggtaattttgttttaagaaatcttctgttgtgtctggagagagtcattttctttttgtgccttataatgtaacacactcaccggtaaaatttccacttatttcttaattttgttttcctaaaatttcgttgcgtcttgcaaccttttcaatagtcttgactctcgaCAATAGTCttgacagagtcaagactattgaaaaggttgcaagacgtaacgaaaattttaggaaaataaaaataagaaataagtggaaattttac from the Octopus sinensis unplaced genomic scaffold, ASM634580v1 Contig05193, whole genome shotgun sequence genome contains:
- the LOC115227611 gene encoding uncharacterized protein LOC115227611, whose product is MANIGEGRPCNGMPCLLEQDEDPKELSELSKTLADYQAARERINSRLHKIRLELSEIRDQDVKLLKQLIQISETIKKLSDDRLSKRRTWYGQRQSICSETSDIYLDLVSRSPDMDELREAMIFRQFSEPTSFSREIYLDPTASTAIFDASVHLTNGNHNKEPQQNWGMDLSKVPLRHRPHSVAIVCEKTYSMDSSQEWLFKNDKSYAELLERSIRLWKSRRCDSQSDENDEKVLSLINEYMKSEQNQKSTSDQIKCLSKDDTSKKDYCDVAESAAAEATESELETANFVGDKDVVRSLSRSSGTSFNLCGQSDSVEKLEEENVFRKDVEKDVDSKVSSRTTHSLFSGISSSSNSRNHSNNNTTNVTLSPQPTQQSVITEVKKNIR